A single Streptomyces sp. Edi2 DNA region contains:
- a CDS encoding D-2-hydroxyacid dehydrogenase family protein, with the protein MTLRCAVLDDYQDSALSMADWSLLAGAVDVRTLRQPLGSEDDVVAGIGDCEIVVAMRERTPFPASLLARLPRLRLLVTSGMRNAAIDLAAAARHGVTVCGTASNTEPPVELTWALVLGLARHLVTESTAMRTDGPWQSTLGADLHGRTLGLLGLGKIGTRVARIGQAFGMNLTAWSRNLTAERAAEAGVRLAASKEELLEASDFVSVHLVLSDRTRGLLGADELRRMRPTAYLVNTSRAAIVEQSALLRALREHGIAGAGLDVFDQEPLPAGHPLRTLPNVLALPHLGYATRRNYEGYFQQAIEDITAFLAGSPVRELG; encoded by the coding sequence ATGACGTTGCGCTGCGCCGTACTCGACGACTACCAGGACAGCGCCCTCTCGATGGCCGACTGGTCCCTCCTGGCGGGCGCCGTGGACGTCCGTACGCTGCGGCAGCCCCTCGGCTCCGAGGACGACGTGGTGGCGGGGATCGGCGACTGCGAGATCGTCGTCGCGATGCGCGAGCGCACCCCGTTCCCCGCCTCGCTCCTGGCCCGGCTGCCCCGTCTGCGGCTCCTGGTCACCTCCGGGATGCGCAATGCCGCCATCGATCTGGCGGCCGCCGCCCGGCACGGCGTCACCGTCTGCGGCACGGCCAGCAACACCGAGCCGCCCGTCGAACTGACCTGGGCGCTGGTCCTGGGCCTCGCCCGCCACCTCGTCACCGAGAGCACCGCGATGCGCACCGACGGGCCCTGGCAGAGCACGCTCGGCGCGGATCTGCACGGCCGCACGCTCGGCCTGCTCGGCCTCGGCAAGATCGGCACCCGGGTCGCCCGGATCGGCCAGGCCTTCGGCATGAACCTGACGGCCTGGAGCCGGAATCTGACTGCCGAGCGCGCCGCGGAGGCGGGCGTCCGGCTCGCCGCCTCCAAGGAAGAGCTCCTGGAGGCGAGCGACTTCGTCTCCGTGCACCTCGTGCTCAGCGACCGCACCCGCGGCCTGCTCGGCGCGGACGAACTGCGCCGGATGCGGCCGACGGCGTACCTCGTCAACACCTCCCGCGCCGCCATCGTCGAGCAGTCCGCGCTGCTGCGGGCGCTGCGCGAGCACGGGATCGCCGGTGCCGGCCTGGACGTCTTCGACCAGGAGCCGCTGCCCGCCGGCCACCCGCTGCGCACCCTCCCGAACGTGCTCGCCCTCCCCCACCTCGGCTATGCCACCCGCCGCAACTACGAGGGCTACTTCCAGCAGGCCATCGAGGACATCACCGCCTTCCTGGCGGGCAGCCCGGTCCGCGAACTGGGCTGA
- a CDS encoding PLP-dependent aminotransferase family protein, with the protein MSDSIPASAATAVPGLAARVARTGSSPVRDILALTARPEVISFAGGLPAPELFDAAGIAAAFQHVLAEEPMRALQYSTSEGDPALRAAVAARTTARGLPTEADDVLVTTGSQQGLTLLVTALLEPGDVVLVEDPCYLAALQTFSFAGARVVPVPTDDEGLDPAALDEITARERPKLLYLVPTFQNPTGRTLSAERRAAVAEVAARRGLWIAEDDPYGELRFEGEPVPWVASFPGAEDRTALLGSFSKVMAPGLRLGSVRAPAALRRACVIAKQAADLHTSTVDQAAAARYLAVADLDAHLRRVRDAYRARRDALVDGLSTALPGGSRWNRPAGGMFVWATLPEGYDATALLPEVVRHDVAYVPGAPFFAGPPDATAVRLSFVTHSPEEIREGLGRLQKALEGARRSEGP; encoded by the coding sequence ATGTCGGACTCGATCCCTGCCTCCGCGGCCACCGCCGTCCCGGGACTCGCCGCACGGGTGGCGCGAACCGGCAGTTCGCCGGTACGCGACATCCTGGCGCTCACCGCCCGGCCCGAGGTCATCTCGTTCGCCGGCGGGCTGCCCGCGCCCGAGTTGTTCGACGCGGCAGGCATAGCGGCGGCCTTCCAGCATGTACTGGCCGAGGAGCCGATGCGGGCCCTGCAGTACTCCACCAGTGAGGGCGATCCGGCGCTGCGTGCGGCCGTCGCGGCGCGGACGACCGCACGCGGACTGCCCACCGAGGCCGATGACGTGCTGGTGACCACCGGCTCCCAGCAGGGCCTGACGCTGCTGGTCACGGCCCTGCTGGAGCCGGGCGATGTGGTGCTGGTCGAGGACCCCTGCTACCTCGCGGCGTTGCAGACCTTCTCCTTCGCGGGCGCCCGGGTGGTGCCGGTGCCGACCGACGACGAAGGGCTCGACCCGGCCGCGCTGGACGAGATCACCGCGCGCGAGCGGCCCAAGCTGCTCTACCTCGTGCCGACGTTCCAGAACCCCACCGGCCGCACCCTGTCCGCCGAGCGCCGGGCCGCGGTCGCCGAGGTCGCCGCCCGGCGCGGACTGTGGATCGCCGAGGACGACCCGTACGGCGAGCTGCGGTTCGAGGGTGAGCCGGTGCCGTGGGTCGCCTCTTTTCCCGGGGCCGAGGACCGTACGGCGCTGCTGGGCTCGTTCTCCAAGGTGATGGCGCCCGGTCTGCGGCTGGGGTCGGTACGGGCGCCGGCCGCTCTGCGGCGGGCCTGTGTCATCGCCAAGCAGGCCGCCGATCTGCACACCTCGACCGTCGACCAGGCGGCCGCGGCCCGGTATCTGGCGGTCGCCGACCTCGATGCCCATCTGCGGCGGGTGCGCGACGCCTACCGGGCACGGCGGGACGCCCTGGTCGACGGGCTGTCCACGGCGCTGCCCGGCGGTTCGCGGTGGAACCGGCCGGCCGGCGGCATGTTCGTGTGGGCGACCCTGCCCGAGGGGTACGACGCGACGGCGCTGCTGCCCGAGGTGGTGCGGCATGACGTCGCCTACGTCCCCGGGGCGCCGTTCTTCGCGGGGCCGCCGGATGCGACCGCCGTCCGTCTGTCGTTCGTGACGCACTCCCCGGAGGAGATCCGCGAGGGGCTGGGACGGCTGCAGAAGGCTCTGGAGGGGGCGCGCCGGAGCGAAGGCCCCTGA
- a CDS encoding ADP-ribosylglycohydrolase family protein, translated as MSAAGGGAIWGRAEQQDFRSRVRGCLLGGAIGDALGAGIEFDSLDAIRTAHGQEGVADFVPAFGRRGAVTDDTQMTLFTVDGLIRAQVRRDTGAWHPPTDVHRAYLRWAATQRDWGPDERKKDDGWLAREEWLYSRRAPGQACLSGLGDEVMGTLEAPKNPDSKGCGAVMRSAPFGLLVGWEPQLVFQLAAECGAQTHGHPTGYLAAGAFAVISHSLARGEDLDGAVQKALAHLATRPGHEETTDALKRALGAVRQGMPTPARVESLGAGWTAEEALAIGVYCALVAEDVRHGLLLAVNHSGDSDSTGAICGNLLGTLHGETALPPVWLVELEGRETILQLADDFSMEMTQGPALHGPAGSSPGWLARYPRA; from the coding sequence ATGAGCGCAGCGGGAGGCGGCGCCATCTGGGGGCGCGCGGAACAGCAGGACTTCCGTAGCCGGGTACGCGGCTGTCTGCTCGGCGGCGCCATCGGCGATGCGCTCGGTGCCGGTATCGAATTCGACTCGCTGGATGCGATCCGCACGGCGCACGGCCAGGAAGGCGTGGCTGATTTTGTACCCGCCTTCGGGCGGCGCGGCGCGGTCACCGACGACACCCAGATGACCCTGTTCACCGTGGACGGGCTGATCCGGGCCCAGGTGCGCCGCGACACCGGCGCCTGGCATCCGCCCACCGACGTCCACCGCGCCTATCTGCGCTGGGCCGCCACCCAGCGCGACTGGGGCCCGGACGAGCGCAAGAAGGACGACGGCTGGCTCGCCCGCGAGGAGTGGCTGTACTCCCGCAGGGCGCCCGGCCAGGCCTGCCTGAGCGGCCTCGGTGACGAGGTGATGGGCACCCTCGAAGCGCCCAAGAACCCGGACTCGAAGGGCTGCGGCGCGGTGATGCGCTCCGCGCCGTTCGGCCTGCTGGTCGGCTGGGAGCCGCAGCTTGTCTTCCAGCTCGCCGCCGAGTGCGGGGCGCAGACGCACGGCCACCCCACCGGCTATCTGGCGGCCGGCGCCTTCGCGGTCATCAGCCATTCGCTGGCCCGCGGCGAAGACCTCGACGGCGCCGTGCAGAAGGCGCTGGCGCACCTGGCCACCCGCCCGGGCCACGAGGAGACCACCGACGCTCTCAAGCGCGCGCTCGGCGCCGTGCGGCAGGGCATGCCGACACCCGCCCGGGTGGAGTCGCTGGGTGCGGGCTGGACGGCCGAGGAGGCGCTGGCGATCGGCGTGTACTGCGCACTGGTCGCCGAGGACGTCCGGCACGGCCTGCTGCTCGCCGTCAACCACAGCGGGGACAGCGATTCCACCGGCGCCATCTGCGGCAACCTGCTGGGGACCCTGCACGGCGAGACGGCGCTGCCGCCGGTGTGGCTGGTCGAGCTGGAGGGCCGGGAGACGATCCTGCAGCTGGCCGACGACTTCTCGATGGAGATGACGCAGGGGCCCGCGCTGCACGGCCCGGCCGGCTCGTCGCCGGGGTGGCTCGCCCGGTACCCGCGGGCCTGA
- a CDS encoding SDR family oxidoreductase produces MLLRNKTVIVSGVGAGLGHQVAAACVRDGASVVLGARTEANLAKSAAQIDPSGGRTAWRATDIGDEEQCEALAALAVERFGGIDAVVHVAALDSLFGGLRDADFDSWRSVVDVNLFGTLRMTRACLPSLVARGGGSVVMIGTQSSVAAPSQVQQAAYAASKGGLVSAMYSLARELGPDRIRVNTVQPGWMWGPPVEAYVTFQAHGEGVPEAEVLGRLAERMALPELATDADVAECAVFLASDRARAITGQSLLVNAGELMR; encoded by the coding sequence ATGCTGCTGCGGAACAAGACCGTCATCGTCTCGGGCGTGGGAGCCGGGCTCGGCCATCAGGTCGCGGCGGCCTGTGTACGGGACGGTGCCTCGGTGGTGCTGGGAGCCCGTACGGAGGCGAATCTCGCCAAATCGGCGGCACAGATCGACCCTTCGGGCGGCCGCACGGCCTGGCGGGCGACCGATATCGGCGACGAGGAGCAGTGCGAGGCGCTGGCCGCGCTGGCCGTGGAGCGGTTCGGCGGGATCGATGCGGTGGTCCATGTCGCGGCGCTGGACTCGCTCTTCGGAGGCCTGCGGGACGCCGACTTCGACTCCTGGCGCAGCGTCGTGGACGTCAATCTCTTCGGCACCCTGCGGATGACCCGCGCCTGCCTGCCGTCCCTGGTGGCGCGCGGCGGCGGCTCGGTGGTGATGATCGGCACCCAGTCGTCGGTCGCCGCCCCCTCGCAGGTGCAGCAGGCGGCGTACGCGGCGTCCAAGGGCGGGCTGGTCTCGGCGATGTACTCGCTTGCGCGGGAGCTGGGGCCGGACCGGATACGGGTCAACACCGTGCAGCCCGGGTGGATGTGGGGCCCGCCGGTGGAGGCGTACGTCACGTTCCAGGCGCACGGTGAAGGCGTTCCGGAAGCGGAGGTGCTGGGCCGGCTGGCGGAGCGGATGGCGCTGCCCGAGCTGGCGACGGACGCGGACGTGGCTGAGTGTGCGGTCTTCCTGGCCTCCGACCGGGCGCGTGCCATCACCGGCCAGTCGCTGCTGGTCAACGCGGGGGAGCTGATGCGGTAG